In Ictalurus punctatus breed USDA103 chromosome 3, Coco_2.0, whole genome shotgun sequence, the following are encoded in one genomic region:
- the LOC128632758 gene encoding uncharacterized protein LOC128632758, with the protein MSLEEKKKIVISNNMCFGCLRVGHVAKNCRKRATCNICRQSHPSPLHEERPVGEKLEALPQKDNSSIALFTVRMDNGDRTSMIVPVWLSSAAKNSPETLVYALLDTQSTSTFIDHDVCGKIQAHTEPVKLKLSTMTDKSSILNCHRIVGLKVRGYNLQEYIELPPAYTQEYIPLEKNSIPTRETAAGWTHLLSIAEEMPHLLNCPAGLLIGYYCARALKPKAVISGEEYEPYAVKTDLGWSIVGAKMPCTDIRDGEGFCHRISVKELPPITPASVIKALERDFLDTNPRERTISQDDIQFLHLLNGKIQYNEEGHLEMPLPFRKRPQLPNNKQLATVRLKHLKGKMEKSPKYKEDYIKFMDNVFRDGDAEETNATTKEGNTWYIPHHGVYHPRKPEKIRVVFDCSAKCEGTTLNDHLLTGPDLTNTLTGVLCRFRQHQIAINCDVEKMFHRFHVTPEDRDFLRFLWWENGNTAREPKEYRMRVHIFGAASSPGCANYGMKYLASKYENDYPLAAVFIRKNFYVDDGLISVDSVQRANQLVNEAREVFSKGQLRLHKFVSNNRKVLDAIPESERASAVKDVDLNYSELPMQSVLGVKWSIETDAFSFNVVLNEKAATRRGILSTVASVYDPLGFLSPYILTGKRVLQEMCKRGVGWDEHVPLELKPK; encoded by the coding sequence ATGTCtctagaggaaaagaaaaaaattgtcattAGCAACAATATGTGCTTCGGGTGCCTCAGAGTCGGACATGTTGCAAAAAATTGCAGAAAGAGGGCTACTTGCAATATTTGTAGACAAAGTCATCCATCTCCACTTCACGAAGAACGCCCTGTAGGAGAAAAGCTAGAAGCATTACCACAAAAGGACAATTCTTCCATTGCCTTATTCACCGTGAGAATGGACAATGGTGATCGCACTTCCATGATTGTTCCAGTGTGGCTCTCTAGTGCGGCCAAGAATAGTCCAGAGACTTTAGTGTATGCATTACTGGACACACAGAGTACCAGTACCTTCATTGACCATGATGTCTGTGGAAAAATTCAAGCGCACACAGAACCTGTCAAACTGAAGTTGTCAACAATGACTGATAAGAGTTCAATACTGAATTGTCACAGAATTGTTGGACTGAAGGTGAGAGGGTACAATTTACAAGAGTACATTGAGCTACCTCCAGCATACACTCAAGAATACATCCCACTAGAGAAGAATAGCATTCCCACTCGTGAAACAGCAGCAGGGTGGACTCACCTTCTGAGCATAGCCGAAGAGATGCCACATCTGTTGAACTGTCCTGCAGGACTTCTGATTGGCTATTACTGTGCACGGGCTCTGAAACCAAAAGCAGTGATATCAGGGGAAGAGTATGAACCTTATGCAGTCAAGACAGATTTAGGCTGGAGTATAGTTGGAGCCAAAATGCCTTGCACTGACATAAGGGATGGCGAAGGGTTCTGCCATCGTATCTCTGTGAAAGAACTTCCACCTATCACACCTGCCTCTGTGATCAAAGCATTAGAGAGAGATTTTCTTGACACAAATCCAAGAGAAAGGACAATATCCCAAGATGACATTCAATTTCTGCATCTCTTGAATGGGAAAATTCAATATAACGAAGAGGGACATCTGGAGATGCCTCTACCATTTAGAAAGCGTCCTCAGCTTCCAAATAACAAGCAGCTGGCTACAGTCAGattgaaacatttaaaaggaaaaatggaaaagagtCCAAAGTACAAGGAAGATTATATCAAATTCATGGACAATGTCTTTAGAGATGGTGATGCAGAAGAAACAAATGCCACCACAAAGGAAGGCAACACATGGTACATTCCGCACCATGGGGTGTATCATCCTAGGAAGCCTGAGAAGATTAGGGTCGTATTTGACTGCTCTGCCAAATGTGAAGGCACCACTCTGAATGACCACCTCCTCACAGGACCTGATCTAACAAATACTCTGACTGGAGTGCTGTGTAGATTTCGCCAGCATCAGATCGCGATTAATTGCgatgttgagaaaatgtttcACCGCTTCCACGTAACCCCAGAAGATCGGGATTTCTTGAGGTTCCTGTGGTGGGAAAATGGGAACACCGCAAGAGAGCCCAAAGAATACCGGATGCGAGTTCACATATTTGGAGCAGCATCATCGCCTGGATGTgctaactatggcatgaaataCCTCGCCAGCAAATATGAGAATGATTACCCATTGGCTGCAGTCTTCATCCGGAAAAATTTCTATGTGGACGATGGGCTTATCAGTGTCGATTCAGTTCAAAGAGCCAACCAGCTTGTGAATGAAGCACGGGAAGTCTTTAGTAAAGGACAGCTGCGCTTACACAAATTTGTCTCTAACAACAGAAAGGTTTTGGATGCAATTCCAGAGAGTGAACGGGCAAGTGCAGTGAAGGATGTGGACCTGAACTACAGCGAGCTTCCAATGCAGAGTGTGCTGGGAGTGAAGTGGAGCATAGAGACGGATGCGTTCTCATTCAATGTCGTCCTCAATGAAAAGGCAGCCACCCGGCGAGGAATCCTATCAACGGTAGCTAGTGTATACGACCCATTAGGATTTCTCTCTCCCTACATCTTGACTGGGAAAAGAGTGCTGCAAGAGATGTGCAAACGAGGTGTAGGATGGGATGAACATGTTCCCCTTGAACTGAAGCCAAAGTGA